One genomic region from Rattus norvegicus strain BN/NHsdMcwi chromosome 10, GRCr8, whole genome shotgun sequence encodes:
- the Irgm gene encoding immunity-related GTPase family M protein isoform X2: protein MPETSTHNAPLNLSFPSVPSYQIGCSSLPEISRSTERALKEGKLPELVYGVKETVATLSQIPVSIFVTGDSGNGMSSFINALRIIGHEEDASAPTGVVRTTQTRAEYSSSHFPNVVLWDLPGLGATAQTVENYIEEMKFSTCDLFIIVASEQFSSNHVKLAKIIQSMGKRFYVIWTKLDRDLSTSVLSEVRLIQNIQENIRENLQKEGVKEVPIFLVSNLDPLLHDFPELRNTLQTDLSNIRCCEPLKTLYVIYEKIIGDKVANWNQIIANGRLKSSLGVRDDDDMGECLKRYRLIFGIDDESLQQIAHGMGTVVMEYKANIKSQDFHTLRRADWKLRLMTCTTVNALFCLFKFLPCLCHCFKRMRHKRMLLLVAKDTKNILKKILMDAVSPPQI, encoded by the coding sequence ATGCCAGAGACCAGTACCCATAATGCTCCACTGAACTTGTCCTTCCCCTCCGTCCCTTCATACCAAATAGGCTGTAGCAGTTTGCCTGAGATCAGTAGGAGCACTGAAAGagctttaaaagaaggaaaactacCGGAACTGGTCTATGGAGTCAAGGAGACTGTGGCAACATTGTCCCAAATCCCAGTGAGCATCTTCGTGACTGGGGACTCGGGCAATGGCATGTCATCTTTCATCAATGCACTTCGAATCATTGGCCATGAGGAAGATGCCTCGGCTCCCACTGGGGTAGTAAGGACCACCCAGACACGGGCTGAGTACTCCTCATCCCACTTTCCCAATGTGGTACTGTGGGACCTACCTGGATTGGGGGCCACAGCCCAAACCGTAGAGAACTATATAGAAGAGATGAAATTCAGTACGTGTGACTTATTCATCATCGTCGCCTCGGAGCAGTTCAGCTCAAATCACGTGAAGCTGGCCAAAATCATCCAGAGCATGGGAAAGAGGTTCTATGTCATCTGGACCAAGCTGGACCGGGACCTCAGCACGAGCGTCCTATCAGAGGTCCGGCTCATACAGAATATCCAGGAGAATATACGGGAGAATCTCCAGAAGGAGGGAGTGAAGGAAGTTCCCATATTCCTAGTATCCAATCTAGACCCTCTCCTGCATGACTTCCCGGAACTTAGGAACACACTTCAGACAGACCTGTCCAACATCAGGTGCTGTGAACCCTTAAAGACCCTTTATGTCATTTATGAGAAGATCATCGGTGACAAAGTAGCCAACTGGAACCAGATAATAGCCAACGGGCGCTTGAAGAGTTCTCTCGGGGTCAGAGATGATGATGACATGGGGGAGTGTCTGAAAAGGTACCGATTGATATTTGGTATCGATGATGAATCACTTCAGCAGATAGCTCACGGTATGGGGACAGTAGTCATGGAGTACAAGGCCAACATAAAGTCCCAAGACTTCCACACTCTCCGCAGAGCGGACTGGAAACTGCGGCTGATGACCTGTACAACTGTGAATGCACTCTTCTGTTTGTTTAAATTTCTCCCGTGCTTATGCCACTGTTTCAAACGCATGAGACATAAACGCATGCTCCTCTTAGTTGCCAAGGACACCAAGAACATCCTGAAGAAAATCCTGATGGACGCTGTCTCTCCACCGCAAATCTAG
- the Irgm gene encoding immunity-related GTPase family M protein translates to MKPSHKSCEAAPLLPKMPETSTHNAPLNLSFPSVPSYQIGCSSLPEISRSTERALKEGKLPELVYGVKETVATLSQIPVSIFVTGDSGNGMSSFINALRIIGHEEDASAPTGVVRTTQTRAEYSSSHFPNVVLWDLPGLGATAQTVENYIEEMKFSTCDLFIIVASEQFSSNHVKLAKIIQSMGKRFYVIWTKLDRDLSTSVLSEVRLIQNIQENIRENLQKEGVKEVPIFLVSNLDPLLHDFPELRNTLQTDLSNIRCCEPLKTLYVIYEKIIGDKVANWNQIIANGRLKSSLGVRDDDDMGECLKRYRLIFGIDDESLQQIAHGMGTVVMEYKANIKSQDFHTLRRADWKLRLMTCTTVNALFCLFKFLPCLCHCFKRMRHKRMLLLVAKDTKNILKKILMDAVSPPQI, encoded by the exons ATGAAACCATCACACAAGTCCTGCGAG GCTGCTCCACTACTCCCCAAGATGCCAGAGACCAGTACCCATAATGCTCCACTGAACTTGTCCTTCCCCTCCGTCCCTTCATACCAAATAGGCTGTAGCAGTTTGCCTGAGATCAGTAGGAGCACTGAAAGagctttaaaagaaggaaaactacCGGAACTGGTCTATGGAGTCAAGGAGACTGTGGCAACATTGTCCCAAATCCCAGTGAGCATCTTCGTGACTGGGGACTCGGGCAATGGCATGTCATCTTTCATCAATGCACTTCGAATCATTGGCCATGAGGAAGATGCCTCGGCTCCCACTGGGGTAGTAAGGACCACCCAGACACGGGCTGAGTACTCCTCATCCCACTTTCCCAATGTGGTACTGTGGGACCTACCTGGATTGGGGGCCACAGCCCAAACCGTAGAGAACTATATAGAAGAGATGAAATTCAGTACGTGTGACTTATTCATCATCGTCGCCTCGGAGCAGTTCAGCTCAAATCACGTGAAGCTGGCCAAAATCATCCAGAGCATGGGAAAGAGGTTCTATGTCATCTGGACCAAGCTGGACCGGGACCTCAGCACGAGCGTCCTATCAGAGGTCCGGCTCATACAGAATATCCAGGAGAATATACGGGAGAATCTCCAGAAGGAGGGAGTGAAGGAAGTTCCCATATTCCTAGTATCCAATCTAGACCCTCTCCTGCATGACTTCCCGGAACTTAGGAACACACTTCAGACAGACCTGTCCAACATCAGGTGCTGTGAACCCTTAAAGACCCTTTATGTCATTTATGAGAAGATCATCGGTGACAAAGTAGCCAACTGGAACCAGATAATAGCCAACGGGCGCTTGAAGAGTTCTCTCGGGGTCAGAGATGATGATGACATGGGGGAGTGTCTGAAAAGGTACCGATTGATATTTGGTATCGATGATGAATCACTTCAGCAGATAGCTCACGGTATGGGGACAGTAGTCATGGAGTACAAGGCCAACATAAAGTCCCAAGACTTCCACACTCTCCGCAGAGCGGACTGGAAACTGCGGCTGATGACCTGTACAACTGTGAATGCACTCTTCTGTTTGTTTAAATTTCTCCCGTGCTTATGCCACTGTTTCAAACGCATGAGACATAAACGCATGCTCCTCTTAGTTGCCAAGGACACCAAGAACATCCTGAAGAAAATCCTGATGGACGCTGTCTCTCCACCGCAAATCTAG